A region from the Methanofollis liminatans DSM 4140 genome encodes:
- a CDS encoding purple acid phosphatase family protein: protein MAGRLALSALLAILLIPLSSSGAAVIWGPYVTGTTDDSAVVSWRTDLPAKGSVLYGPAGGGLTLTVADGQAADLHHLTLTGLSPGTEYTYLISLNGTTGPSGQFRTFGGGLITFAVYGDTRGQAPLFTQMERHKLVADRIAEEENLSFVIHCGDFVTFGNDADEWGEYFEAARAMLSSTTLVPVLGNHEGNRSLYYDAFAMPQWYSFECGGAHVTVLDSNDWVGKRMDDQTAWLEDDLAGGAGWTFVAFHHPPFSSNERAWGGDLELRSLWVPIFERHGVLAVFNGHTHAYERYSVNGTEYFVIPCGGEELYALSERKPAGFRSALEHTLAYLRVRVDADQVLVEVVPVAEISEDNKEVLRVYPKDQVFETVMLPLSQSWVLSVSDLLPRLRLLFDGPFV from the coding sequence ATGGCAGGCCGTCTGGCGCTCTCCGCGCTCCTCGCCATTCTCCTCATCCCCCTCTCCTCCAGCGGCGCCGCTGTCATATGGGGGCCATATGTCACCGGGACGACGGACGACTCCGCGGTCGTCTCCTGGAGGACCGATCTGCCGGCAAAAGGTTCGGTGCTCTATGGCCCCGCGGGTGGGGGCCTCACCCTCACCGTTGCAGATGGGCAGGCCGCCGACCTCCACCATCTCACCCTCACCGGACTCTCCCCTGGTACGGAGTACACCTATCTCATCTCCCTGAACGGGACGACCGGCCCCTCAGGGCAGTTCAGGACATTTGGTGGGGGGCTGATCACCTTTGCCGTCTATGGCGACACTAGGGGACAGGCGCCGCTCTTCACCCAGATGGAGCGGCACAAACTGGTCGCCGACCGGATCGCAGAGGAGGAAAACCTCTCCTTTGTCATCCACTGCGGCGACTTTGTCACCTTCGGCAACGACGCCGACGAGTGGGGGGAGTACTTCGAGGCGGCCCGGGCCATGCTCTCTTCAACGACCCTTGTCCCGGTGCTCGGGAACCACGAGGGGAACCGGTCCCTCTACTACGACGCCTTCGCAATGCCCCAGTGGTATTCATTCGAGTGCGGCGGCGCCCATGTCACGGTCCTCGACTCCAACGACTGGGTCGGGAAGCGCATGGACGACCAGACGGCGTGGCTCGAGGACGATCTTGCCGGCGGTGCCGGGTGGACGTTTGTCGCCTTCCACCACCCTCCCTTCTCCTCGAACGAACGGGCATGGGGTGGCGACCTCGAACTCCGGAGCCTCTGGGTTCCAATCTTCGAGCGTCACGGCGTTCTGGCCGTCTTCAACGGCCACACCCATGCGTATGAACGCTACTCCGTGAACGGCACCGAGTATTTTGTGATCCCGTGCGGCGGCGAGGAACTCTACGCCCTCTCGGAGAGGAAACCCGCGGGGTTCAGATCGGCGCTCGAGCACACCCTGGCGTACCTGAGGGTGAGGGTGGATGCCGATCAGGTGCTCGTCGAGGTGGTGCCGGTTGCCGAGATATCTGAGGATAATAAAGAGGTTCTCCGGGTCTATCCGAAGGATCAGGTCTTTGAGACGGTCATGCTGCCCCTGAGCCAGTCCTGGGTCCTGTCAGTCTCGGATCTGCTCCCAAGGCTCCGACTCCTCTTTGATGGTCCCTTTGTATGA
- the wtpA gene encoding tungstate ABC transporter substrate-binding protein WtpA translates to MRVLPLSLFIVAVVLISTAGCTGGSEQVVLKVVPAGSLLIPLESVEAGFEAAHSGVDVQIEGHGSIQCVRQVTDLHREVDLVAVADESLIPDMMYRPMEEGQGNYTDSYTSFATNRMVVAYTDASRYADEITAENWYEVLARPDTVVGISNPMLDAAGYRSLMVTTLAEDYYQDETIFSHILGDHLRPNVTVTREGTTTTIVLPEVLKQEGGKVRIRDGSIYLLSLLDAGGVDYAFEYLSVARAHGLRYVSLPPEIDLSSADHADNYRRVVVNLGFRRFASIGSERVGSPIVYAATVPANAPHPELAREFMDYMVGEFGKGYDDWPDPL, encoded by the coding sequence ATGAGGGTTCTCCCCCTCTCTCTCTTCATCGTTGCAGTTGTTCTCATCTCTACTGCTGGGTGTACCGGCGGGAGCGAACAGGTCGTGCTGAAGGTTGTCCCGGCGGGCAGCCTCCTCATCCCCCTCGAAAGCGTCGAGGCCGGGTTCGAGGCGGCGCACTCTGGTGTCGACGTCCAGATCGAGGGGCACGGGAGCATCCAGTGCGTCAGGCAGGTCACCGATCTCCACCGGGAGGTGGACCTGGTGGCGGTGGCTGACGAGTCATTGATCCCTGATATGATGTACCGCCCGATGGAGGAGGGTCAGGGCAACTACACCGATTCGTACACCTCGTTCGCCACGAACCGGATGGTCGTCGCTTACACGGACGCCAGCAGGTATGCCGACGAGATCACGGCGGAGAACTGGTACGAGGTCCTCGCTCGCCCCGATACGGTGGTCGGGATCTCCAACCCGATGCTCGATGCGGCGGGCTACCGCTCATTGATGGTGACGACGCTTGCAGAAGATTACTATCAGGATGAGACCATCTTCTCCCACATCCTGGGCGATCATCTGCGGCCGAACGTCACCGTCACCAGGGAAGGAACCACTACCACCATCGTCCTTCCCGAGGTGCTCAAGCAGGAGGGCGGAAAGGTCCGGATCAGGGACGGGAGCATCTATCTCCTCTCCCTGCTCGACGCCGGGGGCGTGGACTATGCCTTCGAGTACCTGAGCGTAGCCAGGGCGCACGGGCTGCGCTACGTCTCCTTGCCGCCCGAGATCGATCTTTCATCCGCCGACCATGCGGACAATTACCGCAGGGTCGTCGTCAACCTTGGTTTCCGGCGGTTTGCCTCCATCGGGAGCGAGCGGGTGGGATCGCCGATCGTCTATGCGGCGACGGTGCCGGCGAATGCGCCGCACCCGGAACTCGCCCGTGAGTTTATGGACTATATGGTCGGGGAGTTCGGGAAGGGTTATGATGATTGGCCTGATCCGCTCTGA
- a CDS encoding PEGA domain-containing protein: protein MMPAASAAATMEVTITKLASDDTTVLDEKTVSWTWMRDNLPVLGDGITTYYNQGPIFEGAWEEVHPGEPYDLWNPTEDVNLEYKDHGEFKGTNVRDLCDLVGGASEGDMVTIKASDGLTKTWPAEYIYSPDPRQGPMVIAWYHGTDTGYVNERFYEGMRLYFLVETTNADGMLVWGNYDMHEAWDEEYWYFYNNQYPSAVGNSVQKVNRITIHSQIDPTSGSGGGSDGGRPASRGFEGSTLVQDLHGAVNGTLTLLLTGGNACWIEGGSSCRWSLDTTGLNLTGDAHLYLFGTNNTGTVVEGGSGIEATLGTRTLKAASHHLDTGDGPGGAAETWRYDLPSEALGANQTLTITNPGRPGTGVTVYGGALAAQVAGGENLTAWWIAEGADTVQAVPDQGISEDDAVTVGYFDDLGRVPEHMAAKIVAVSTGATGNDTLANRLSLNDGEWLNLLSAGRDAISVGEADAVQYLRAGENRAAISSVPYGEPGDLLENRLLILTLTHLPEEEIVEETPTGTTPAPRTTTLAAPTPAAETVTGTADEAGDLSFLDAILRLFGMERGLADLPIIGWLFEGAPAGPDGRTVEPGPTAADPSGEEQPHPPVTPDEMPTHASISIVTHPAGAMVTLDGAYLGVITPVDLHEIPVGQHTLHLDLIHYAPYETSFDLDGDTSVAVALSPQNPNINENPLCLNLAAMQGADGRSGGLFVAASDDGAEIYIDGKKIGKTTPQVVNGLKEGLHRVKIRMGSTKYLPDTIEVWVTPGTITPVYFDRSVNGASRTLTIDDPAYTGEFFSVNGIYAGKSVPSKVTVTGINAFAGIFHEGAYLSAPISDFAADGSTIRLEKPSPVLRSVMVVSDPPGARIFVDGFDTGLATPSCIDNISAGYHRFMLAKPGYLSEDALVLLPERLDNREISLKLEPYPYGYLYVNSTPAGAKIYLYDLNTGEVTPHLFGGMALGAYDVKVVGRSESKTLEDLLVKPHDITVCEWVSGE from the coding sequence ATGATGCCCGCGGCCTCGGCCGCGGCGACGATGGAAGTGACCATTACAAAACTCGCCTCGGACGATACGACGGTCCTCGATGAGAAGACAGTATCGTGGACCTGGATGCGGGATAACCTCCCTGTCCTCGGTGACGGGATAACGACCTACTACAACCAGGGTCCGATCTTCGAAGGGGCATGGGAGGAGGTCCATCCAGGCGAACCCTATGATCTCTGGAACCCGACCGAGGACGTGAACCTCGAATACAAGGACCACGGCGAGTTTAAGGGCACCAATGTGCGAGATCTCTGCGACCTTGTCGGAGGGGCCTCTGAGGGCGACATGGTGACGATCAAGGCCTCTGACGGTCTGACAAAGACCTGGCCCGCGGAGTACATCTACAGCCCAGACCCGCGGCAGGGCCCGATGGTGATCGCATGGTACCACGGCACCGATACCGGTTATGTGAACGAACGGTTCTATGAGGGGATGCGCCTCTATTTCCTGGTCGAGACGACCAATGCCGATGGGATGCTCGTATGGGGCAACTATGACATGCACGAGGCCTGGGATGAAGAGTACTGGTACTTCTACAACAACCAGTACCCTTCGGCCGTCGGAAACTCGGTTCAGAAGGTCAACCGGATCACCATCCACAGTCAGATTGACCCAACCTCAGGCTCCGGGGGCGGCAGCGATGGCGGCAGACCTGCGAGCCGCGGCTTCGAGGGCTCGACGCTGGTGCAGGACCTTCACGGTGCGGTGAACGGCACCCTCACCCTTCTCCTGACAGGAGGGAATGCCTGCTGGATCGAGGGCGGAAGTTCGTGCCGGTGGTCCCTGGACACGACCGGACTGAACCTGACCGGCGATGCCCACCTCTATCTCTTCGGAACGAATAACACAGGCACGGTCGTAGAGGGCGGGTCAGGTATCGAGGCGACCCTCGGGACGCGGACCCTGAAGGCCGCCTCGCACCATCTCGATACCGGCGACGGTCCCGGGGGCGCCGCCGAGACCTGGCGGTATGATCTCCCGTCTGAGGCGCTCGGTGCGAACCAGACCCTCACCATCACGAACCCGGGCCGACCAGGCACCGGGGTGACGGTCTATGGCGGGGCGCTCGCGGCGCAGGTCGCCGGCGGTGAGAACCTGACCGCGTGGTGGATCGCCGAAGGTGCGGACACGGTGCAGGCCGTCCCTGATCAGGGGATCTCTGAGGACGATGCCGTGACAGTCGGCTATTTTGACGATCTTGGCCGGGTGCCTGAGCACATGGCAGCAAAAATCGTTGCGGTCAGCACCGGGGCGACAGGAAACGACACCCTGGCCAATCGCCTCTCCCTCAACGATGGCGAGTGGCTCAACCTCCTCTCCGCCGGCAGGGACGCTATCAGCGTCGGCGAGGCCGATGCGGTCCAGTACCTCCGCGCAGGCGAGAACCGTGCTGCGATCTCGAGCGTGCCGTACGGGGAGCCTGGCGATCTCCTGGAGAACCGCCTGCTCATCCTGACACTCACGCACCTCCCGGAGGAAGAGATCGTGGAGGAAACGCCGACCGGCACCACGCCGGCGCCCCGAACGACAACGCTGGCCGCACCAACTCCGGCGGCAGAGACAGTGACCGGGACGGCCGATGAGGCCGGAGATCTCTCGTTCCTGGACGCCATCCTCCGCCTCTTTGGGATGGAGCGCGGGCTCGCCGATCTCCCGATCATCGGATGGCTCTTTGAAGGGGCGCCTGCCGGGCCAGATGGCCGCACGGTCGAGCCCGGGCCGACCGCGGCGGATCCTTCTGGAGAGGAGCAGCCCCATCCTCCGGTCACCCCGGATGAAATGCCGACCCACGCCTCCATATCGATCGTCACCCACCCGGCCGGGGCGATGGTCACCCTCGATGGCGCATATCTTGGGGTCATCACCCCTGTTGACCTCCATGAGATCCCGGTCGGGCAGCATACCCTGCATCTCGACCTCATCCATTATGCCCCCTATGAGACCTCCTTCGATCTCGATGGAGATACCTCTGTTGCGGTGGCGCTCTCCCCCCAGAACCCGAACATCAATGAAAACCCGCTCTGTCTGAACCTTGCTGCGATGCAGGGGGCGGACGGACGTTCCGGCGGGCTATTCGTGGCGGCGAGCGATGACGGCGCCGAGATCTACATCGACGGCAAAAAGATCGGGAAGACGACCCCCCAGGTCGTCAACGGTCTGAAAGAGGGGCTTCACCGCGTGAAGATCAGGATGGGGTCCACGAAGTACCTCCCTGACACCATTGAGGTCTGGGTCACCCCCGGGACGATCACACCGGTATACTTTGACCGTTCGGTGAACGGGGCCTCTCGAACGCTCACGATCGATGACCCGGCCTATACCGGAGAATTTTTCTCGGTCAACGGGATCTATGCCGGAAAAAGCGTCCCGTCAAAGGTGACGGTCACCGGCATAAACGCCTTTGCCGGCATCTTCCACGAGGGAGCATATCTCTCCGCGCCGATCTCTGACTTTGCCGCTGACGGGAGCACGATCCGCCTGGAGAAACCCTCCCCTGTGCTGCGGAGCGTCATGGTTGTCTCCGATCCGCCGGGCGCGCGCATCTTTGTCGATGGATTCGACACCGGGCTTGCTACACCCTCCTGCATCGATAACATCTCTGCCGGTTACCACAGGTTCATGCTCGCAAAGCCGGGCTACCTCTCTGAGGATGCCCTGGTCCTCCTCCCCGAACGGCTGGACAACCGCGAGATCAGCCTCAAACTCGAGCCCTACCCCTATGGCTACCTCTATGTGAACAGCACCCCGGCCGGGGCGAAGATCTATCTCTATGATCTGAACACCGGCGAGGTGACGCCGCATCTCTTTGGTGGGATGGCGCTCGGAGCATATGACGTGAAGGTGGTGGGCCGATCTGAATCAAAGACCCTGGAGGACCTGCTGGTGAAGCCGCATGACATAACCGTCTGCGAATGGGTATCTGGTGAGTGA
- a CDS encoding PstS family phosphate ABC transporter substrate-binding protein yields MHPYGKDGISLSHNQYIGVVALLLITAIVALVFLFPPLFSGTSAGTPLPANLTIAGSTTIQPISEFLAADFMAHHPDVRVVVEGGGSGAGIARTVDGTAEIGAASRSLEAAEREQYPNLVVHPIGGSGVVLIAGSGYPSDEISCDEAALLYNTVSEDLTAMPHLSEVRAVIQRSDSSGTEEIFAQWLYGTAAKNLDASLPTADTGKYGTIQQIEAEGSAGVLKAVADNPGAIGFVDVGYAEGAAQVHLLRVIDRGSDLALPSPGTSFREAILGELAHRDDEEQTYIQALTRPLNYLTNGTPTGAQAAFIQFATSKEAERYFKDVGYFSIREIRDAMGIGA; encoded by the coding sequence ATGCATCCGTACGGCAAAGACGGGATTTCACTCTCTCATAATCAATACATCGGCGTTGTGGCGCTGCTCCTGATCACCGCCATTGTCGCTCTGGTCTTCCTTTTCCCACCACTCTTTTCAGGCACCAGTGCAGGAACACCCCTGCCGGCAAACCTGACCATTGCGGGGTCCACAACGATCCAGCCGATCTCGGAGTTTCTCGCCGCGGATTTCATGGCGCACCACCCCGACGTCAGGGTTGTTGTCGAAGGGGGAGGATCTGGTGCAGGGATCGCGCGCACCGTCGACGGAACGGCAGAGATCGGTGCGGCCTCCAGGTCTCTCGAAGCCGCGGAACGGGAACAATATCCGAACCTTGTCGTCCACCCAATCGGAGGGAGCGGCGTTGTGCTCATCGCGGGCAGCGGATATCCCTCGGACGAGATCTCCTGCGATGAGGCGGCACTCCTCTATAATACGGTGAGCGAGGACCTGACAGCGATGCCGCACCTCTCTGAGGTGAGGGCGGTTATCCAGAGAAGTGACAGTTCAGGCACTGAAGAGATCTTTGCCCAATGGCTGTACGGAACGGCGGCAAAAAATCTCGATGCTTCTCTCCCGACGGCAGACACGGGAAAATACGGGACGATCCAGCAGATCGAAGCAGAGGGCAGCGCTGGCGTCCTGAAAGCCGTCGCGGATAACCCCGGTGCAATCGGTTTTGTCGATGTCGGGTATGCGGAAGGGGCGGCGCAGGTCCATCTCCTCAGGGTGATAGACCGGGGATCAGACCTGGCCCTCCCCTCTCCTGGCACCTCGTTCAGGGAGGCGATCCTCGGCGAACTCGCACACAGGGATGACGAGGAGCAGACCTACATACAGGCGCTTACCAGGCCGCTGAACTACCTCACCAACGGCACACCCACAGGAGCACAGGCCGCCTTCATCCAGTTTGCCACTTCAAAAGAGGCAGAGCGGTATTTCAAGGATGTCGGCTACTTTTCGATCAGGGAGATCAGGGACGCGATGGGGATAGGGGCCTGA
- a CDS encoding PAS domain S-box protein — protein MGLYTYPDRTAVGYDAGDQDGRPLYGPLFRAFSSLRIKTALIIFATSVALTIVMALTSQALMLGGFTALEEQAMQENLARAKNAITEDLSKLDTIAFTWAEADDTGRFMGDRDASYLRSNFPDETFVGSDFNLFMITDADGELVWHKYVNLVYEHEMPTPKSLLEQVPTLSPATGSEAVSGILMLSSGPMMIASRPIMAGDSGEVSGRVTVGRFLDPVEIARLSRQTALSLSINELALPSGISDVGERLVSGGGAGVVLTEGDDQIAGYALLRDVMGAPALLLEIDAPRDIYREGQNAVHYVIIAILLIGGVFSALMILLLQKTFISRLEILGGRIAGIGKGGDLSARLDVDGEDEIATVAASVNGMLASLENARSLLDESRERYSRVINEAKEIIFTLDLEGNLTSVNRVAEDLTGRSRDDLIGRPVREFIAPAYLHLIEGSLTGKIEKVQEKTVEIGILSKSGWLHILEVRLRPQRQGERSWIFGIARDITELRRTEEELDLHRNHLEDLIRERTDALIRANASLNQEIIDRKWAEERLASEKKRLSVTLSSIAEGVISTDTSGRIVLINEIATTMTGFTREKACGMGIGSVLHLRDAQGKEVAARLLEEVLSGKKVLTLSRDLTLSGQDGSDIPVSISGSPIHDEGEKVAGAVVIFRDITGTLKYEEELRRQEKIRSIGTLAGGIAHDFNNMLAAVTGNLSIARMDVPEDSPAYAHLCDAEAAAFRARDVTQQLITFSKGGAPVKKTAEIGELVRETARFSLRGRKSTLCITIADDLCRVDVDTGQISQVIQNLIINADQAMPEGGTIEVKAENVLIQEENLPIGPGRYLRITVGDHGTGIPEEIRGRIFDPYFTTKKEGNGLGLASCQSIVRNHGGFIELQTEMGVGTAFKVYLPASQKPPDKPEEGACPADRPEKGASGMGKVLVMDDNEEIIRVAEALLRRRGFVVEGAADGLEAIDRYRAAQEGGAPFDVVVMDLTVPGGMGGKEAVQELLAYDPGLRAIVSSGYSDDPVMADYRLYGFVDVIAKPYRMADFIAVLKRHIRKSGD, from the coding sequence ATGGGACTCTATACCTATCCTGATCGGACAGCCGTTGGCTATGACGCCGGGGATCAAGATGGCCGTCCCCTGTATGGGCCGCTCTTCCGCGCCTTCTCCTCTCTCAGGATCAAAACCGCCCTGATCATCTTTGCCACCTCGGTCGCCCTCACCATTGTCATGGCCCTGACCTCGCAGGCCCTCATGCTCGGCGGCTTCACCGCACTGGAGGAGCAGGCCATGCAGGAGAATCTTGCCCGGGCAAAGAACGCGATCACCGAAGATCTCTCAAAACTCGATACGATTGCCTTCACCTGGGCAGAGGCAGACGATACCGGCAGGTTTATGGGGGACAGGGATGCCTCATACCTCCGCTCAAATTTTCCCGACGAGACCTTCGTGGGCTCAGACTTCAATCTTTTTATGATCACCGATGCCGACGGGGAGCTGGTCTGGCACAAATATGTGAACCTGGTCTATGAACACGAGATGCCGACACCAAAAAGTCTCCTTGAACAGGTTCCGACCCTTTCTCCTGCTACCGGCAGCGAGGCCGTCAGCGGCATCCTCATGCTCAGCTCAGGGCCGATGATGATCGCCTCCCGCCCGATCATGGCAGGGGACAGCGGGGAGGTGAGCGGCAGGGTGACCGTCGGGCGGTTCCTTGATCCGGTCGAGATCGCACGGCTCTCCAGGCAGACCGCTCTCTCCCTCTCCATCAACGAACTCGCTCTTCCTTCTGGAATCTCTGATGTGGGGGAGCGACTGGTGTCGGGAGGGGGTGCAGGTGTAGTCCTGACCGAAGGGGACGATCAGATCGCCGGCTATGCCCTTCTCCGTGATGTGATGGGCGCCCCCGCCCTGCTCCTGGAGATCGATGCGCCGCGTGATATCTATCGGGAAGGACAGAACGCCGTGCATTATGTCATCATTGCCATTCTCCTGATAGGAGGAGTGTTCAGCGCCCTGATGATCCTCCTCCTCCAGAAGACGTTCATCTCGCGGCTGGAGATCCTTGGAGGCCGGATCGCCGGCATAGGAAAAGGCGGCGATCTTTCGGCGCGGCTCGATGTCGACGGTGAGGACGAGATCGCCACGGTCGCCGCTTCAGTGAACGGCATGCTCGCCTCGCTTGAGAACGCCCGGTCCCTCCTGGACGAGAGCAGGGAACGCTACAGCAGGGTGATCAACGAGGCAAAGGAGATCATCTTCACCCTCGATCTGGAGGGGAACCTCACCTCGGTCAACAGGGTGGCCGAAGACCTCACCGGCCGGAGCCGGGACGACCTGATCGGCAGGCCGGTGCGTGAGTTCATCGCCCCGGCCTACCTGCACCTTATTGAGGGGAGCCTGACCGGAAAGATCGAAAAGGTACAGGAAAAGACGGTTGAAATCGGTATATTGTCAAAATCAGGCTGGTTGCATATCCTCGAGGTGCGGCTGAGGCCGCAGCGGCAGGGGGAACGCTCCTGGATTTTTGGCATTGCGCGCGATATCACCGAGCTGCGCCGGACCGAGGAGGAGCTGGACCTCCACCGCAACCATCTTGAGGACCTGATCAGGGAGCGGACCGACGCCCTGATCAGGGCGAACGCCAGCCTGAACCAGGAGATTATCGACCGGAAATGGGCCGAGGAAAGACTGGCCTCGGAGAAGAAACGGCTGTCAGTGACGCTCTCGTCCATTGCCGAGGGCGTGATATCCACCGATACCAGCGGGCGTATCGTACTGATCAACGAGATCGCTACAACGATGACGGGCTTCACCCGGGAAAAGGCCTGCGGCATGGGAATTGGATCCGTCCTCCATCTCCGCGATGCGCAGGGAAAAGAGGTGGCTGCACGCCTCCTCGAAGAGGTGCTCTCGGGAAAAAAGGTTCTCACGCTCTCCAGGGATCTCACCCTCTCAGGTCAGGACGGCTCTGATATCCCGGTCTCCATCTCGGGATCCCCGATCCATGACGAGGGTGAAAAGGTCGCCGGCGCCGTCGTCATCTTCAGAGATATCACCGGGACACTGAAATACGAGGAAGAGCTTCGCAGGCAGGAGAAAATCCGGTCGATCGGGACGCTTGCCGGTGGGATCGCCCATGACTTCAACAACATGCTTGCCGCCGTCACCGGCAATCTTTCGATCGCCCGAATGGACGTCCCGGAAGATTCTCCTGCCTATGCCCACCTCTGCGATGCCGAGGCCGCCGCCTTCAGGGCCAGAGACGTCACACAGCAACTGATCACCTTCTCGAAGGGCGGAGCACCGGTGAAAAAGACCGCCGAGATCGGCGAGCTCGTTCGGGAGACTGCACGTTTCTCTCTGCGCGGGCGGAAGTCCACGCTCTGTATCACGATTGCCGATGACCTCTGTCGGGTGGACGTGGATACCGGCCAGATCAGCCAGGTGATCCAGAACCTGATCATCAATGCCGACCAGGCGATGCCCGAGGGCGGCACCATTGAGGTGAAGGCTGAAAACGTCCTAATTCAGGAGGAGAACCTCCCGATCGGGCCGGGCAGGTACCTGCGGATCACCGTTGGAGACCACGGGACCGGTATCCCTGAGGAGATCAGGGGCCGGATCTTCGACCCCTACTTTACGACGAAAAAAGAAGGAAATGGTCTTGGCCTTGCCTCGTGCCAGTCGATCGTGAGGAACCACGGTGGTTTCATCGAACTCCAAACCGAGATGGGAGTGGGGACCGCTTTCAAGGTCTACCTGCCGGCATCGCAGAAACCGCCGGACAAACCGGAGGAAGGGGCCTGCCCTGCTGACCGCCCGGAAAAAGGCGCATCTGGGATGGGGAAGGTGCTCGTGATGGATGACAATGAGGAGATCATCCGGGTTGCCGAGGCGCTGCTCCGGCGGCGGGGTTTTGTCGTGGAAGGGGCCGCGGACGGGCTGGAGGCGATCGACCGCTACCGCGCCGCACAGGAGGGGGGCGCGCCCTTCGACGTCGTCGTCATGGATCTCACGGTCCCTGGAGGTATGGGGGGAAAAGAAGCAGTCCAAGAACTCCTGGCCTATGACCCCGGCCTGAGGGCGATCGTTTCAAGCGGCTACTCCGACGATCCGGTGATGGCTGATTACAGATTGTACGGCTTTGTGGACGTCATCGCCAAACCATACAGGATGGCCGACTTCATCGCCGTCTTAAAGAGGCATATCAGAAAAAGCGGCGATTGA
- a CDS encoding molybdopterin-dependent oxidoreductase, which translates to MKAACLAGVLLVVAVAVCGCTGDGGQAVEEVSWNLTVSDGTTEKVLSLPEIRALPAWEGYGHAVSTVGIMYGPYTVKGVRLTTLVESIGGFGAGDQVGISAPDGYYWVFDDEQMAGSGFVTFDQNLKEKPAPALTLILAYEFNGAAIPDEDGGPLRIVVGTDEAGTVTEGSAWVKWVDRIEVKRS; encoded by the coding sequence ATGAAGGCTGCCTGTCTTGCAGGAGTGCTGCTCGTCGTTGCCGTCGCTGTCTGCGGGTGCACCGGAGATGGCGGTCAGGCCGTTGAGGAGGTTTCCTGGAACCTCACGGTCTCTGATGGGACGACCGAAAAGGTCCTCTCTCTCCCGGAGATCAGGGCACTGCCGGCATGGGAGGGATATGGCCATGCCGTCTCCACGGTCGGGATTATGTACGGGCCGTACACCGTCAAGGGCGTCCGCCTGACCACGCTGGTCGAGAGCATCGGCGGGTTCGGTGCAGGCGATCAGGTCGGGATATCGGCGCCTGACGGTTACTACTGGGTCTTTGATGATGAGCAGATGGCCGGTTCGGGTTTTGTCACCTTCGACCAGAACCTCAAGGAAAAGCCGGCGCCAGCGCTCACGCTGATACTTGCCTATGAGTTCAACGGGGCGGCGATCCCTGACGAGGACGGCGGGCCGCTCAGGATCGTCGTCGGCACCGACGAAGCCGGCACGGTCACCGAGGGGAGCGCCTGGGTGAAGTGGGTGGACCGGATCGAGGTGAAACGGTCATGA